A window of Microcystis aeruginosa FD4 contains these coding sequences:
- a CDS encoding PH domain-containing protein, whose protein sequence is MGIKEETFYEGGPHIGDLIINILLGFTVICLPLTVGAVVRAIWLRYKITDRRISITGGWMGRDRTDIIYSEVAKVAKMPRGIGLWGDIVVTLKDRSRLEMRAMPQFREIHDYIAERVADKTGRPLESIISQ, encoded by the coding sequence ATGGGCATTAAAGAAGAAACTTTTTATGAAGGCGGTCCGCACATCGGCGACCTAATCATCAATATACTCCTAGGATTTACAGTGATTTGTTTACCTTTGACCGTTGGGGCGGTGGTGCGGGCAATCTGGTTAAGATATAAGATAACCGATCGGCGGATTTCAATCACCGGGGGTTGGATGGGACGCGATCGCACAGATATTATCTATTCAGAAGTGGCAAAAGTGGCAAAAATGCCGAGAGGAATTGGTCTTTGGGGGGATATTGTCGTAACTCTCAAGGATAGAAGTCGTTTAGAAATGCGCGCGATGCCGCAATTCCGGGAAATTCATGACTATATTGCCGAAAGAGTCGCCGATAAAACCGGTCGTCCCCTAGAATCGATCATCAGTCAATAA
- the yidC gene encoding membrane protein insertase YidC yields the protein MDFGVGFISTNIMLPILDFFFRIVHSYGFAIIALTLVVRFAVFPLSAGQIRNMRKMRITQPLMKERQTEIQQRYKNDPQKQQEEMGKLMQELGNPLAGCLPLLLQMPILLALFATLRGSPFSDINYTVDLQVLPREQIALVQRQPYATKPQNVYIDESLHYPITAFLPQGNKIAPGEQLTIDLQNDQGKSLSQLATEAPENNLNPTYEVVKGQELVQVNEDGSIVALAPGDASIKVIVPGIAANTGFLFIEALGRIGATGANGEIHWDILAMVIAFGISIYVNQELSGAGAPSGGAAQQQQTVNKITPIIFSMMFLFFPLPAGVLMYILTANIFQTIQTVILMREPLPENLQKLVAEQEKTEKSRDALPFEKRSSKKKEKTS from the coding sequence ATGGATTTTGGAGTCGGATTTATTTCCACAAATATCATGTTGCCAATCCTAGATTTTTTCTTTCGGATTGTCCATAGTTACGGTTTCGCCATCATTGCTTTAACGCTGGTGGTCAGATTTGCCGTCTTTCCCCTCAGCGCCGGCCAGATTCGCAATATGAGAAAAATGCGCATCACTCAACCCTTAATGAAGGAAAGACAGACAGAAATTCAACAACGCTACAAAAATGACCCCCAAAAACAACAGGAGGAAATGGGCAAATTAATGCAGGAGTTGGGCAATCCCCTGGCCGGTTGTTTACCCCTGTTATTACAAATGCCGATTCTTTTGGCTTTATTTGCCACTCTGCGGGGTTCCCCCTTCTCGGACATTAACTACACCGTCGATTTACAAGTGCTGCCAAGGGAACAAATCGCCCTCGTCCAGCGCCAACCCTATGCCACCAAACCCCAAAACGTTTATATTGACGAGTCTCTCCACTATCCCATCACCGCTTTTTTACCCCAAGGCAATAAAATCGCCCCGGGAGAACAGCTAACAATCGACCTGCAAAACGACCAGGGCAAGTCTTTAAGTCAATTAGCCACGGAAGCACCAGAAAATAACCTAAACCCCACCTACGAGGTGGTTAAAGGTCAAGAACTGGTGCAAGTTAATGAAGACGGTTCCATCGTCGCTTTAGCCCCCGGAGATGCCAGTATTAAAGTTATCGTGCCGGGGATTGCCGCTAATACGGGTTTTCTCTTTATTGAGGCGCTGGGAAGAATTGGGGCAACCGGTGCGAATGGTGAAATTCACTGGGATATCTTGGCGATGGTGATCGCTTTCGGTATTAGTATCTATGTTAACCAAGAGTTATCCGGCGCCGGCGCGCCTTCGGGGGGGGCAGCCCAACAACAGCAAACGGTGAATAAAATCACCCCGATAATTTTTAGTATGATGTTCCTGTTTTTCCCCTTACCGGCGGGGGTATTGATGTATATCTTAACTGCGAACATCTTCCAAACTATTCAAACGGTGATTTTGATGCGGGAACCGTTACCGGAAAACCTGCAAAAATTGGTAGCGGAACAGGAAAAAACGGAAAAATCCCGCGATGCTCTCCCCTTTGAAAAACGTTCTAGCAAGAAAAAGGAAAAAACATCGTAA
- a CDS encoding Jag family protein translates to MSIWEQNSENAKQWLEKLLKLMAMPADVQIGVQELGTGPSSCWLIIDSSQLSPQQVELLLANKGEGLDAIQSLANTILNIGVESAEHQFYIVEINGYRQQRQSELFDWVNQAATQVRQTGQEIELKALSSAERRQIHAFFQEENDLTTESRGVEPDRRLVIRLK, encoded by the coding sequence ATGAGTATATGGGAGCAAAATAGCGAGAACGCTAAACAATGGCTGGAAAAACTGCTAAAGTTGATGGCCATGCCCGCAGATGTCCAGATTGGTGTGCAGGAATTGGGAACGGGGCCTTCCTCCTGTTGGTTAATTATTGATAGCAGTCAATTGAGTCCCCAACAAGTGGAACTTCTCCTCGCTAATAAGGGTGAGGGACTGGATGCGATTCAATCCCTAGCTAATACGATTCTGAATATTGGTGTCGAGTCGGCAGAACATCAGTTCTATATTGTCGAAATCAATGGCTATCGTCAACAAAGACAGTCAGAACTTTTCGACTGGGTGAATCAAGCGGCGACGCAAGTGCGGCAAACAGGACAGGAAATAGAATTAAAAGCCCTATCTTCGGCGGAACGTCGCCAAATCCATGCCTTTTTTCAGGAAGAAAACGATTTAACCACGGAAAGTCGCGGCGTGGAACCCGATCGCCGGTTAGTAATTCGTTTAAAATAA
- a CDS encoding glycogen debranching protein: protein MIIWVNEQIDPCGLVQACIACQDEQAAKDCHQSWLTSLTDEQKQTGWVAVLRTVESWDDVPVNALKLSY from the coding sequence ATGATTATTTGGGTAAATGAACAGATTGATCCCTGCGGTTTAGTACAAGCTTGTATTGCCTGTCAAGACGAACAAGCGGCAAAAGATTGTCATCAAAGTTGGTTAACCAGTCTTACGGACGAACAAAAACAAACGGGGTGGGTAGCAGTTTTAAGAACCGTAGAATCCTGGGATGATGTACCAGTAAATGCTCTGAAGTTAAGTTATTAA
- a CDS encoding glycosyltransferase family 39 protein, translated as MNLSTVISDLQQRSKERLAWSDFCWLGLVIILGLVIRLTQLTSKPPWTDEFATMVFSIGNNYQIVPLNQIISLDTLLAPLQSNHQATIGDVIKLVIQEDNHPPLYFIFAYLWNKLFFDQGEYVSLDGMRSLAVFWGVISIPLIYFISKLVFKSGSIAFLAAILMAVSPYGVFISQEARHYTLAVVFVLISLGCFLRASSKIIYRQRISHTLVFFWLIVNCLGLLVHYFFSLTILAEAITLLLILSNQIKQKNFWITNWWRLSLVFWGNLSFIIIWFISFVPKDYGNQMTGWIQRDNDSFLAVISPFFQLLGTLITMLSLLPVESESLIIILISGAIMIGFFLWIIPQLKTAWLDSYKPELGILSAFFLSSIAIFFVITYLLSIDITRGARYSFVYFPSVILILAILLDNCWQRKQKRIVIVVIIMALVSSLSVTLNLGYRKYYRPDKLVTTIENNSRYPLVIATSYRSLVQVGEMMGIAWEFNQRFPDKTPKFLLVNPEQKPNFNLSSSPPFELWLINFHSSIDLSDCQLSELSSNYVTGYQYQKFLCGRSMEYNNKVK; from the coding sequence TTGAATTTATCTACAGTCATTTCTGATCTACAACAAAGAAGCAAGGAGCGGTTAGCTTGGTCTGATTTTTGCTGGTTAGGATTAGTAATAATTTTGGGACTGGTTATTAGGTTAACACAATTAACGAGTAAACCTCCCTGGACGGATGAATTTGCCACTATGGTTTTTAGTATTGGCAATAATTACCAGATAGTGCCGTTAAATCAAATAATTTCCCTAGACACTTTATTAGCACCTCTCCAGAGCAACCATCAGGCAACTATTGGCGATGTAATTAAATTAGTTATTCAGGAGGACAATCATCCACCTTTATATTTTATTTTCGCCTATCTCTGGAATAAATTATTCTTTGATCAGGGAGAATATGTATCTTTAGACGGAATGCGATCGCTGGCAGTATTTTGGGGAGTTATTTCGATTCCTCTAATTTATTTTATCAGTAAATTGGTCTTTAAATCCGGCTCGATCGCTTTTCTAGCGGCGATTTTAATGGCGGTTTCTCCCTACGGGGTTTTTATCTCCCAAGAAGCGCGACATTATACTTTAGCAGTTGTATTTGTCCTCATATCTTTAGGCTGTTTTCTGAGGGCAAGCAGCAAAATTATCTACCGTCAGAGAATATCCCATACTTTGGTTTTTTTCTGGTTAATTGTCAACTGTCTAGGGTTATTAGTCCACTATTTTTTTAGTTTAACTATCCTCGCAGAGGCAATAACTTTATTATTAATTTTATCCAATCAAATCAAACAAAAAAACTTTTGGATAACTAATTGGTGGCGTTTAAGTTTAGTTTTTTGGGGTAACTTGAGCTTTATTATTATTTGGTTTATCAGCTTTGTACCCAAAGATTATGGCAATCAGATGACCGGTTGGATTCAGAGAGACAATGATAGTTTTTTAGCCGTAATTAGCCCCTTTTTTCAATTACTGGGAACATTAATAACTATGCTTTCCCTGCTCCCCGTTGAATCAGAATCTTTAATAATTATCTTGATTTCTGGGGCAATAATGATCGGGTTTTTTCTCTGGATTATCCCACAATTAAAAACAGCGTGGCTAGACTCCTATAAACCAGAGTTAGGGATTCTCTCGGCATTTTTTCTCAGTTCCATTGCTATTTTCTTTGTCATCACCTATCTGCTCTCGATCGATATTACCCGGGGAGCTAGATATAGTTTTGTTTACTTTCCCTCGGTAATTTTAATTCTGGCAATTTTATTAGATAATTGTTGGCAAAGGAAGCAGAAAAGAATAGTAATTGTTGTCATTATTATGGCTTTAGTTAGTTCCCTAAGTGTGACTTTGAATTTAGGCTATCGCAAGTATTATCGGCCAGATAAATTAGTTACCACTATCGAAAATAATAGCCGTTATCCGTTAGTAATTGCCACTAGCTATAGGAGTTTGGTGCAGGTGGGAGAAATGATGGGAATTGCTTGGGAATTTAACCAAAGATTTCCCGATAAAACCCCTAAGTTTCTCTTAGTTAACCCAGAACAAAAGCCAAATTTTAATCTGTCATCTTCTCCCCCTTTTGAATTATGGTTAATCAATTTCCATTCTTCAATAGATTTATCGGACTGTCAACTCTCAGAGTTATCCTCCAATTATGTAACAGGTTATCAATATCAAAAGTTTCTCTGTGGGCGATCGATGGAGTATAATAATAAAGTTAAGTAG
- a CDS encoding pyruvate kinase, producing MSLTLSEQLKREQLSYPQTLLHHLQKLRHFVTVEGEEKLQQWKNLIEKENFQPSTRNLAYYLALRQEDIRDLQLALMPWGLSSLGRIESKVLPTLDAVIATLGAVCHQEASLLPKHPPLEAFFQGDQLLASHSAEVFGLPSPRRRVRIMVTMPTEAATDPNFIAQLLRCGMDCIRINCAHDGPKEWQGMIENLREAVKNPENLVNGHTCKVYMDLAGPKIRLEEILAPQSQTRLYQGDFLLLTPQPPHTAHPQYFQANCSQPEIIPQIPVGAKVWIDDGHIGAEVIAIMPEGLLLKITHAREKGEKLKADKGLNFPDTVLNIDPLTAKDRQDLDFIAKNADIIGYSFVQKASDIETLQLELQSRLGDAWRQKAIVAKIETPLAVKNLPELIIHAAGKQPFGVMIARGDLAVEIGYQRLAEIQEEILWLCEAAHIPVIWATQVLENLVKKSIPSRAEITDAAMAERAECVMLNKGEYIREAVTILDDVLQRMQTHQAKKTPQLRALHSWV from the coding sequence ATGTCTTTAACTCTCTCAGAACAACTCAAACGAGAACAATTATCCTATCCCCAAACTCTCCTCCATCATCTACAAAAGTTACGGCATTTTGTGACAGTGGAAGGAGAAGAAAAATTGCAGCAGTGGAAAAACCTGATTGAAAAGGAGAATTTTCAACCTAGCACCCGTAATTTAGCCTATTATCTCGCCCTGAGACAAGAAGATATCCGGGATTTACAATTAGCTTTAATGCCCTGGGGATTATCTTCCCTAGGCCGGATTGAATCGAAAGTTTTACCGACTCTCGATGCGGTAATTGCCACTTTAGGGGCGGTTTGTCATCAAGAAGCCTCATTATTGCCCAAACATCCCCCTTTAGAGGCATTTTTCCAAGGAGATCAACTTTTAGCCTCCCATAGCGCCGAAGTTTTCGGTCTGCCTTCCCCCCGGCGTCGGGTGCGAATTATGGTGACAATGCCGACGGAGGCGGCAACCGACCCCAATTTTATTGCTCAATTACTGCGTTGCGGAATGGACTGTATTCGCATTAATTGCGCCCATGATGGCCCGAAAGAATGGCAGGGAATGATCGAAAATCTGCGCGAGGCGGTCAAAAATCCCGAAAATTTAGTCAATGGACATACCTGTAAGGTTTATATGGACTTAGCTGGCCCAAAAATCCGTTTAGAAGAGATTTTAGCCCCCCAGTCCCAAACCAGACTATATCAGGGGGATTTTCTGCTCTTAACTCCCCAACCGCCCCATACTGCCCATCCCCAGTATTTTCAGGCTAATTGTTCCCAACCGGAGATTATTCCCCAAATTCCCGTCGGGGCGAAAGTTTGGATTGATGATGGTCATATTGGGGCTGAAGTTATTGCCATAATGCCGGAAGGTCTTTTACTAAAAATTACCCACGCTAGGGAGAAAGGAGAAAAACTCAAAGCAGATAAAGGCCTAAATTTCCCCGATACCGTCTTAAATATCGATCCTTTGACCGCAAAAGACCGGCAGGATTTAGATTTTATTGCCAAAAATGCCGATATTATCGGTTACTCTTTTGTACAAAAAGCCAGCGATATCGAGACACTACAGCTAGAGTTACAAAGTCGTTTGGGGGATGCTTGGCGACAAAAGGCAATTGTGGCCAAAATAGAAACACCTTTAGCCGTGAAAAATCTTCCCGAATTAATCATCCATGCCGCCGGTAAACAACCTTTTGGGGTGATGATTGCCCGGGGTGATTTGGCCGTAGAAATTGGCTATCAAAGACTCGCAGAAATTCAAGAGGAAATTCTCTGGTTATGCGAAGCGGCCCATATTCCGGTAATTTGGGCTACCCAAGTCCTAGAAAATCTGGTCAAGAAAAGTATTCCTTCCCGGGCCGAGATTACCGATGCCGCTATGGCCGAAAGAGCCGAATGTGTCATGCTGAATAAGGGGGAATATATCCGGGAAGCGGTGACAATTCTCGATGATGTTTTACAAAGAATGCAGACCCACCAAGCTAAAAAAACACCCCAATTACGCGCTCTCCATTCTTGGGTTTAA
- the gatB gene encoding Asp-tRNA(Asn)/Glu-tRNA(Gln) amidotransferase subunit GatB, which translates to MSATEYEAIIGLETHCQLNTKSKIFCSCPTNFDSPPNTNVCPVCLGYPGVLPVLNQEVLVSAVKLGLAIDGKITPHSKFDRKQYFYPDLPKNYQISQYDLPIVEQGQLEIEIVDKKTKEVSRKIIGITRLHMEEDAGKLVHAGSERLSGSTHSLVDFNRTGVPLLEIVSEPDLRTGTEAAEYAQELRRLVRYLGISDGNMQEGSLRCDVNISVRKKGTKKFGTKVEIKNMNSFSAIQKAIEYEIDRQIEAIENGEPIVQETRLWEEATQRTISMRKKEGSSDYRYFPEPDLPPLEVSPEQLKAWAEELPELPARKRRRYEEEFGLSPYDARVLTDDRTVAEYFETAVIAGANAKLVANWISQDIAAYLNNNKLMITEIALQAADLAELVKLIETGTISGKIAKEILPELLTEGGSPKALVEKKGLIQISDTSAIEKLIEEIIASHPSELEKFRAGKTNLKGFFVGQVMKKSGGKADPKLTSQILDQKLSG; encoded by the coding sequence ATGTCTGCCACTGAATACGAAGCAATTATCGGTTTAGAAACCCACTGTCAACTCAACACCAAAAGCAAGATATTTTGTTCCTGTCCCACCAACTTCGATAGTCCCCCCAATACTAACGTCTGTCCCGTCTGTTTGGGTTATCCGGGGGTATTACCCGTCCTTAACCAAGAAGTCCTGGTCAGTGCCGTTAAACTGGGATTAGCTATCGATGGTAAAATTACACCTCATAGCAAATTCGATCGCAAACAGTATTTTTATCCCGACCTGCCGAAAAATTATCAAATTTCCCAGTATGATCTCCCTATTGTCGAACAGGGTCAACTAGAAATCGAGATCGTCGATAAAAAAACTAAGGAAGTTAGCCGCAAAATTATCGGCATTACCCGTCTGCACATGGAAGAAGACGCGGGAAAACTGGTTCATGCTGGCAGCGAACGTCTCTCCGGTTCTACCCATTCCCTCGTGGATTTTAATCGTACAGGTGTACCATTATTGGAAATTGTCTCGGAACCGGATTTACGCACCGGCACCGAAGCGGCGGAATATGCCCAAGAATTACGGCGTTTAGTGCGTTATCTCGGCATCAGTGACGGTAATATGCAGGAAGGTTCCCTGCGCTGCGATGTCAATATTTCCGTTCGCAAAAAAGGCACTAAAAAGTTCGGGACTAAGGTAGAAATTAAAAATATGAACTCCTTTAGTGCTATCCAAAAAGCCATAGAATACGAGATTGATCGACAAATTGAAGCGATCGAAAATGGCGAACCAATCGTACAGGAAACCCGTCTTTGGGAAGAAGCTACTCAACGGACGATTAGTATGCGGAAAAAAGAAGGTTCTAGCGATTATCGCTATTTTCCCGAACCGGATTTACCCCCCCTAGAAGTCTCCCCCGAACAGTTAAAAGCTTGGGCGGAAGAATTACCGGAATTACCCGCTCGTAAACGTCGTCGTTATGAAGAAGAATTTGGTCTTTCCCCCTACGATGCCAGGGTTTTAACCGATGATCGCACCGTGGCTGAATATTTTGAAACTGCGGTAATTGCGGGGGCAAATGCGAAATTAGTCGCTAACTGGATCAGTCAAGATATCGCCGCTTATTTGAATAATAATAAGCTGATGATCACGGAAATTGCCCTGCAAGCGGCAGACTTGGCGGAATTAGTTAAACTGATTGAAACGGGAACAATTAGTGGCAAAATTGCTAAGGAAATTTTACCGGAACTTCTCACCGAAGGCGGTTCCCCCAAAGCACTGGTGGAAAAGAAAGGATTAATACAAATTTCTGACACTTCTGCGATCGAAAAACTGATCGAGGAAATTATCGCCTCCCATCCAAGCGAATTAGAAAAATTCCGGGCGGGTAAAACCAATCTTAAGGGGTTTTTTGTCGGTCAAGTCATGAAAAAAAGCGGCGGTAAAGCCGATCCTAAATTAACTAGCCAAATCTTAGATCAAAAACTTTCTGGTTAG
- a CDS encoding ParA family protein gives MTSQLKPNSPKILAVVNGKGGVGKTTTAVNLAAIWGQNQRVLLVDADPQGSSTWWVERNQAGMVFDLAKQINTEKLGELRQIIEYDLIVIDTPPALRSELLTAVIAESDYLILPTPPAPMDLMALIDTVRTAVKPLGISYRVLLTKVDSRSLKETLEAQNTLLELGIPACHAFVRNYKAHEKAVLDGVAITNWRGKNAQEASADYRRVAEELERDW, from the coding sequence ATGACCTCGCAATTAAAGCCTAATAGCCCGAAAATTCTCGCTGTTGTCAACGGTAAAGGTGGTGTGGGTAAAACCACCACTGCGGTCAATTTAGCGGCAATTTGGGGGCAGAATCAGCGTGTTTTGCTGGTGGATGCGGATCCCCAGGGTTCCTCCACTTGGTGGGTAGAAAGAAATCAAGCGGGTATGGTATTTGATTTAGCCAAGCAAATTAATACAGAGAAATTAGGAGAATTGCGTCAAATTATCGAGTACGATCTGATCGTGATTGACACACCACCAGCTTTGCGTTCCGAATTACTTACCGCAGTCATAGCAGAATCAGATTATTTAATTTTACCGACTCCTCCCGCACCGATGGATTTAATGGCTTTAATTGACACGGTACGCACGGCAGTTAAACCCCTAGGAATTTCCTATCGGGTGTTGTTAACGAAAGTGGATTCCCGTAGTCTTAAGGAAACTTTAGAAGCACAAAATACTTTATTAGAATTAGGTATTCCTGCCTGTCATGCTTTTGTCAGAAATTATAAGGCCCACGAAAAAGCCGTTTTAGACGGGGTAGCTATTACCAATTGGCGCGGTAAAAATGCCCAAGAAGCCAGTGCCGATTATCGTCGTGTGGCCGAAGAATTAGAACGGGATTGGTAG
- a CDS encoding pentapeptide repeat-containing protein has product MKELERYYKVLGLDHGASLDEINQAYKDLVFIWHPDRIPKDNQRLLEKATAKLQEINHAREQLRQIHQNSSKRSNSAPKTEKQPVHAYKTASPYQPHPSQPSQNSQTHSQQTHSQQTHSQHSHSQNNHQVHNHAAWRPHYRDLNGADLQGANLKEKDFSSRSLIGADLSHADLSDSFLHKVNLEKANLYKANLFRANLLEANLKGANLQEANLIGADLSGADLSAADLRGAKIGFGKRIMVKLTGAILTGTILPDGSIHQ; this is encoded by the coding sequence ATGAAAGAATTGGAGCGATACTATAAAGTTTTAGGGTTAGATCATGGGGCATCTCTCGATGAGATCAATCAAGCCTACAAAGATTTGGTGTTTATTTGGCATCCCGATCGCATTCCCAAAGATAATCAGCGTCTTTTGGAAAAAGCCACCGCTAAACTGCAAGAAATTAACCACGCTAGGGAACAATTGCGGCAAATTCATCAAAATTCTTCTAAACGCTCCAATTCCGCCCCTAAAACTGAAAAACAGCCCGTCCACGCCTATAAAACTGCTTCCCCCTATCAGCCTCACCCTAGCCAACCCAGCCAAAATTCCCAAACCCACAGTCAACAAACCCATAGTCAACAAACCCATAGTCAACACAGCCACTCCCAGAATAACCATCAGGTCCACAATCATGCCGCCTGGCGCCCTCACTATCGGGATTTAAACGGAGCCGATTTACAGGGAGCCAACCTGAAGGAAAAAGATTTCTCTAGTCGCAGTCTCATCGGGGCAGATTTAAGCCATGCCGACTTAAGCGATAGCTTCCTGCACAAAGTTAACCTAGAAAAGGCTAATCTGTACAAAGCTAATCTTTTTCGCGCCAATCTCCTCGAAGCTAACCTTAAAGGTGCAAATTTACAGGAAGCCAATCTCATCGGGGCGGATTTAAGTGGGGCGGATCTGTCGGCGGCGGATTTACGCGGGGCAAAAATTGGCTTTGGTAAGCGTATTATGGTGAAATTAACTGGGGCAATTTTAACGGGAACAATTCTCCCCGATGGTTCGATTCATCAATAG